The proteins below come from a single Halostagnicola larsenii XH-48 genomic window:
- a CDS encoding METTL5 family protein codes for MCVPQRRTLARRLEGVDDFRTPSADLEQYLTPAEVAAHVCQFAALQGDLAGETVVDLGTGTGMLAIGAALCDAERVVGIDVDEDALTLARENARAVIFDGAVDSAPGEGPSGWSPIEWIRGDVTRPPLSIDDATVLSNPPFGAQRGNRHADRDFLETTRAIAATSYTIHNEGSQEFVESYANDAGGTVTHAFRATFSLANRLEFHTDETRTLEAEVFRIEWDSNAES; via the coding sequence ATGTGCGTGCCACAGCGACGAACGCTCGCCCGTCGGCTGGAAGGCGTCGACGACTTTCGAACGCCGTCTGCCGATCTCGAGCAGTATCTTACCCCGGCGGAAGTCGCTGCACACGTCTGTCAGTTCGCCGCGTTGCAGGGCGATCTGGCCGGCGAAACCGTCGTCGATCTGGGGACGGGGACCGGAATGCTCGCGATCGGAGCCGCTCTCTGTGACGCCGAGCGGGTCGTCGGAATCGACGTGGACGAGGACGCCCTGACGCTCGCTCGAGAGAACGCCCGAGCCGTCATTTTCGATGGCGCTGTCGATTCCGCCCCTGGCGAGGGTCCGTCGGGTTGGTCGCCGATCGAGTGGATTCGCGGCGACGTCACCAGACCGCCGCTGTCAATCGACGACGCGACGGTACTCTCGAACCCTCCATTCGGCGCACAGCGGGGAAACCGCCACGCCGATCGGGACTTCCTCGAGACGACCAGAGCGATCGCCGCCACCTCCTATACGATTCACAACGAGGGAAGTCAGGAATTCGTCGAGTCCTACGCGAACGACGCCGGCGGAACGGTCACCCACGCGTTCCGCGCCACGTTCTCGCTCGCGAACCGACTCGAGTTTCACACGGACGAAACGCGCACGCTCGAAGCGGAGGTGTTCCGAATAGAGTGGGACTCGAACGCGGAGTCGTGA